In Caldicellulosiruptor obsidiansis OB47, a single window of DNA contains:
- a CDS encoding DNA double-strand break repair nuclease NurA, protein MLDLYRLSAQISEKKEVLAKHEEELKSNVEDMFAFLNSVDREKIQNILSKIPGKDEKNEILFCLPYYSNYDEFLKSHRCSLNTDYEVFAVDGSNTEIDRHILTPYYVLNIACVSIVYGQRESKFWYRTFPYIYLDQELYSDKDDITFKNSSEISQERQEKEFAAILEYVERSGETDQLKIVLYDGNLVDWSQDRQGMRFGRKANAILERIFILAERKKIAVCGFISVPKNSIISNIYKIYMCEKPRINCRECPKEKKRECEKIGRIKDVVLFSGLREGEYSNIFYTLGRAFDEFEKTDIGFVYLNTGYEIARIEFPLYIANDKDWFEKSLGAIYHQCQLGFGYPISLTHAHEFSVISKGDKDAVESMLYRFEDDLMRYSAKKNNKMKRIV, encoded by the coding sequence ATGTTAGACCTTTACAGATTGTCTGCACAGATAAGTGAAAAGAAAGAGGTTTTAGCAAAGCATGAGGAAGAGTTAAAATCAAATGTTGAGGATATGTTTGCGTTTTTAAATTCGGTAGATAGAGAGAAAATTCAAAATATTCTCTCGAAAATTCCTGGCAAGGATGAGAAGAATGAGATTTTGTTCTGCCTTCCATACTATAGCAATTACGATGAATTTTTGAAATCTCACAGATGCTCTTTGAATACTGACTATGAAGTTTTTGCAGTAGATGGCAGCAATACAGAAATAGATAGGCATATTCTAACACCTTATTATGTGTTGAACATTGCCTGTGTTTCTATTGTCTATGGACAGAGAGAAAGTAAATTTTGGTACAGAACTTTTCCCTATATTTATCTTGACCAAGAACTTTATTCTGACAAAGATGATATTACTTTTAAAAATTCTTCTGAGATTTCACAAGAAAGACAGGAAAAAGAGTTTGCGGCAATTTTAGAGTATGTGGAAAGAAGCGGTGAAACAGATCAGCTCAAAATAGTACTTTACGATGGCAATCTTGTTGACTGGTCGCAAGACAGGCAAGGCATGCGTTTTGGCAGAAAAGCAAATGCTATTCTTGAAAGGATATTCATCCTGGCAGAGCGAAAGAAAATAGCCGTGTGTGGTTTTATTTCTGTTCCCAAAAACTCAATTATTTCTAACATTTACAAAATATATATGTGTGAAAAACCGAGGATAAACTGTAGAGAGTGTCCTAAGGAGAAAAAAAGAGAGTGTGAAAAGATAGGCAGAATAAAGGATGTCGTTTTATTTTCCGGCCTTAGGGAAGGAGAGTATTCAAACATCTTTTACACATTAGGTAGAGCTTTTGATGAGTTTGAAAAGACCGATATAGGCTTTGTTTATTTGAACACAGGTTACGAGATAGCACGAATAGAGTTTCCACTCTATATAGCAAACGATAAAGACTGGTTTGAAAAGAGCCTTGGTGCTATTTACCATCAGTGTCAGCTTGGGTTTGGTTATCCCATATCTTTGACCCATGCACATGAATTTTCTGTTATCTCTAAAGGCGACAAGGATGCAGTAGAAAGTATGCTATATAGGTTTGAAGATGATCTTATGCGCTATTCTGCTAAAAAGAACAATAAAATGAAAAGAATAGTATAG
- the ispF gene encoding 2-C-methyl-D-erythritol 2,4-cyclodiphosphate synthase has translation MFKVGIGYDVHRFVEGRKLILGGVEIPFEKGLLGHSDADVLVHAIIDAILGAMGENDIGKLFPDSNPKYKDISSLLLLKEVAKLLEEKNLKIVNIDSTIVSQRPKISPYTNEMKNKIADCLKIDSTQINIKGKTTEGLGFEGREEGISAYAVVLICE, from the coding sequence ATGTTTAAAGTGGGAATTGGATATGATGTTCACAGATTTGTCGAGGGAAGAAAACTTATATTGGGCGGAGTTGAAATACCTTTTGAAAAGGGACTTCTGGGACATTCAGATGCGGATGTTTTGGTCCACGCCATAATTGATGCTATTCTTGGTGCTATGGGGGAAAATGATATTGGAAAGCTTTTCCCGGACAGTAACCCTAAGTATAAAGACATTTCCAGTTTGCTTCTTTTAAAAGAAGTTGCAAAGCTTTTAGAAGAGAAAAACTTGAAAATAGTAAATATAGATTCTACCATAGTTAGCCAAAGACCTAAGATTTCTCCATATACTAATGAGATGAAAAATAAAATTGCAGATTGCCTTAAGATTGACAGTACTCAGATAAACATCAAGGGAAAAACAACAGAAGGATTGGGCTTTGAAGGAAGAGAAGAAGGAATTTCAGCATATGCAGTTGTTTTGATTTGCGAATAA
- a CDS encoding Nucleotidyltransferase substrate binding protein: MEDEKFGKKIKESFANFQKALLRLKEAVEERSDNPLLYDGAIQRFEFTSLKGEFKSNV; this comes from the coding sequence ATGGAGGATGAAAAATTTGGGAAAAAAATTAAAGAAAGTTTTGCTAACTTTCAAAAAGCACTTTTAAGATTGAAGGAAGCAGTAGAAGAAAGAAGCGATAATCCTCTTTTGTATGATGGTGCTATTCAAAGATTTGAATTTACTTCTTTGAAAGGAGAGTTTAAATCAAATGTTTAA